One Hydrogenophaga crassostreae genomic region harbors:
- a CDS encoding DUF1996 domain-containing protein, with product MRIHHYGWVPAGLVGTLALLLVACGGAESSETLAGGAQTLSAPVTQDRSEAAARPVANSSAKPDAELTARALAQAEVQAEQADPSQPLENLQPDSVASKSAYVSGAVVRKAAAVGIPAYRFYNASTGAHFYTISPSERDTLGSTVASPFSLEGPAFWVASASSPGLSPVHRFFNAQTGVHFYTISEAERAKTVATLPQFTYEGVAYYASQVAGAGLVPFYRFFVPGKGFHFYTASESEKNRIQANQSATYSYEGIGYYVLEGGAEATAAGSDTGSMMPAVNTARIPLGSTGSAVEQARATSETPAPGGGVGAFRTECDFSHMSFDDPIVYPGQAGRSHLHAFFGNTGTNANSTASSIANTGNSTCRGGILNRSAYWVPAMIDTRDGSPVKPQTANFYYKTGYGGVVPSSVQSMPAGLRMIAGDAKNASPGGQYQSMPFGYSCHTNSGTSMEGRSIPNCPTGAELWQTVNFPQCWDGVNLDSPDHKSHMAYPTGRGCPASHPVPLPEITFNIVYMITQTNAASNWRLASDNYSSALPGGYSGHGDWFNGWRPEAMGAFVRGCDQAALDCHSHLLGDGRAIF from the coding sequence ATGAGAATTCATCACTACGGCTGGGTGCCAGCTGGCCTTGTTGGCACTTTGGCCCTGTTGCTGGTGGCCTGCGGCGGAGCCGAGTCCTCCGAAACCCTTGCCGGTGGGGCACAGACACTCTCGGCGCCGGTCACTCAGGACCGCAGCGAGGCCGCAGCGCGACCCGTGGCCAACTCCAGCGCCAAGCCGGATGCCGAATTGACTGCCCGAGCCCTCGCTCAGGCAGAAGTTCAAGCGGAGCAAGCAGACCCTTCGCAGCCGCTGGAGAATCTGCAGCCTGACAGCGTCGCGTCCAAGAGTGCCTATGTGTCTGGCGCCGTCGTTCGCAAAGCCGCGGCGGTGGGCATTCCAGCCTACCGCTTCTACAACGCCAGTACCGGCGCACATTTTTACACCATCAGCCCGAGCGAGCGGGATACCCTGGGGTCGACCGTTGCCTCCCCGTTCAGCCTGGAAGGCCCGGCGTTCTGGGTGGCGAGCGCGTCATCGCCCGGCCTCTCGCCGGTGCATCGCTTTTTCAACGCGCAAACCGGGGTTCATTTCTACACCATCAGCGAGGCCGAGCGCGCGAAAACAGTGGCAACCTTGCCTCAGTTTACGTATGAGGGCGTGGCCTACTACGCCAGCCAGGTCGCCGGAGCCGGACTGGTGCCGTTTTACCGCTTCTTCGTCCCGGGCAAAGGGTTTCATTTCTACACCGCCAGCGAGAGTGAGAAGAACCGCATCCAGGCCAACCAGAGCGCCACTTACAGCTACGAGGGCATCGGGTACTACGTGCTGGAAGGCGGCGCCGAGGCTACCGCCGCAGGTTCAGATACGGGGTCCATGATGCCTGCGGTGAACACCGCCCGTATCCCATTGGGATCGACCGGTTCTGCGGTCGAACAGGCCCGAGCCACCAGCGAGACTCCGGCGCCCGGAGGGGGCGTTGGGGCTTTCCGCACGGAATGTGACTTCAGCCACATGTCTTTCGACGATCCCATCGTCTATCCAGGCCAGGCGGGTCGTTCGCACCTGCATGCTTTCTTCGGCAATACCGGCACCAACGCCAACTCCACGGCTTCTTCGATCGCCAACACTGGCAATTCGACTTGCCGTGGCGGGATTCTGAACCGCAGCGCCTATTGGGTGCCTGCGATGATCGATACCCGGGATGGCTCGCCGGTCAAACCGCAAACGGCCAACTTCTATTACAAAACCGGCTACGGTGGCGTGGTTCCGAGCTCGGTTCAATCCATGCCGGCGGGCCTGCGGATGATCGCTGGAGATGCGAAAAATGCGTCACCAGGTGGGCAGTACCAGAGCATGCCTTTCGGTTACAGCTGCCATACCAACAGCGGTACATCCATGGAAGGCCGCTCCATCCCGAACTGCCCTACAGGTGCGGAACTTTGGCAGACTGTCAACTTCCCCCAATGCTGGGACGGAGTCAACCTGGACTCACCCGATCACAAGAGCCACATGGCTTACCCGACAGGTCGTGGTTGCCCGGCTTCGCATCCGGTGCCTCTGCCAGAGATTACTTTCAATATTGTCTACATGATCACCCAGACAAACGCTGCTTCAAACTGGCGCCTGGCTTCGGACAACTACAGCAGCGCCCTGCCGGGCGGCTACTCGGGCCATGGTGACTGGTTCAACGGCTGGCGCCCGGAAGCCATGGGCGCATTCGTGAGAGGCTGCGATCAGGCCGCGCTCGACTGCCACTCTCATTTGCTTGGCGATGGCCGAGCCATCTTCTGA
- a CDS encoding sensor domain-containing protein, with amino-acid sequence MHHGQRADISGEATPSVKDPVVPPSMDWTQLTQLAVHLARMSAALLVQVGPGGPVVLGVSGLPADQQAGAAALCARVAADKALHGRLLDTADGHVWAAQPLANLRHCLVLPLPPSGHQGTTWLALLDPMPRSPSELEGFLPGVQALIDHAGHLQDLALQQQRSAHLTQGREESLGKALHESESRLNLTEHTAGVGTWSVNTTSGQVQHSDEYGSILGLQAGESVHDLAGMVRRYKPELRKVIHERLEQCAQTGEAFDEELQVLVPGTGTKWVRTVGNAVRNGEGQILRIQGAVQDITVQKQAQQETMRLAMRLTTTLASIKEAFVTLDRQCCFTYLNQESERLLQKTTAELLGQEIWQDFNTVLAQRLRVQLGHALKTNRQVELEDFFPLIGKWLEVRAYPFTEGLAVYFRDVTERRRSQEHQMLLETSVARLNDIVAIAEAGSGPDDEPRMVFVNDAFEKKTGYNREEVLGKSPRMLLELDPAKLKLLEMAKGLQQTRQARTELKVFRKTGTPFWVELEVVSVQASADEVTHWVAVGRDITHRKGAEEMIRHLAFYDPLTDLPNRQLLLDRLQKALSQSARTGQHGALMFIDLDNFKILNDTLGHHVGDQLLQQVAQRLKKSVRKTDTVARLGGDEFVVMVDDLSTDPDAAASKSRALSEKVLTMLREPFRIAGHQHFATPSIGVTTFSGNQSDVSELLKQADLAMYQAKALGRNTLCYFAPDMLATVTANAAVGIALREGLREKQFVVHYQPQVNLQGLVTGVEALVRWNHPEKGLVMPAAFIPVAEDTGLILPLGMWVLETACEQLVAWADSAETANLSIAVNVSAYQFRHPNFVDMVMSAIKRTGIRPQGLKLELTESLLADRMEITIQKMGMLKDLGVTLALDDFGVGYSSLSCLKRLPLDQLKIDKDFVADVLTDPNDAAISRAIIALAQSLNLQVVAEGVETQEQRDFLANQGCDQFQGYLFAPALPLEALELLLRKPLADTTVTG; translated from the coding sequence ATGCATCACGGACAGCGGGCAGACATTTCCGGCGAAGCAACGCCTTCGGTCAAAGACCCGGTCGTGCCGCCCAGCATGGATTGGACGCAGCTGACGCAGTTGGCGGTCCATTTGGCACGGATGTCGGCGGCGTTGCTGGTGCAAGTCGGTCCCGGCGGCCCGGTGGTTCTGGGTGTGAGCGGTTTGCCTGCGGATCAGCAAGCGGGCGCCGCGGCACTGTGTGCAAGGGTGGCGGCGGACAAAGCGCTCCATGGGCGCTTGCTGGACACCGCCGATGGCCACGTATGGGCAGCCCAGCCGCTGGCGAACCTTCGGCACTGTCTGGTTCTGCCATTGCCTCCCAGCGGCCACCAAGGCACGACGTGGCTGGCGCTTCTTGACCCCATGCCGCGAAGTCCCAGTGAACTGGAGGGCTTTCTTCCGGGTGTACAAGCCCTGATCGACCATGCCGGGCACTTGCAAGACCTGGCCCTGCAGCAGCAGCGGTCTGCACACCTGACCCAGGGTAGGGAAGAAAGCCTTGGCAAAGCGCTGCATGAGAGTGAAAGCCGCTTGAATCTGACCGAACACACCGCGGGTGTGGGCACCTGGTCAGTCAATACCACCTCCGGGCAAGTGCAGCATTCCGACGAGTACGGCAGCATACTTGGCTTGCAAGCTGGCGAATCCGTTCACGATCTGGCGGGGATGGTTCGGCGTTACAAACCTGAACTGCGCAAGGTTATCCACGAGCGGCTGGAGCAATGCGCCCAAACCGGCGAAGCGTTTGACGAAGAACTTCAGGTGCTGGTGCCAGGCACGGGTACCAAATGGGTTCGCACCGTGGGCAATGCCGTTCGCAATGGCGAAGGCCAGATTTTGCGCATTCAGGGGGCGGTGCAGGACATCACTGTTCAAAAGCAGGCACAACAGGAAACCATGCGCCTTGCCATGCGCCTGACGACAACGCTGGCCAGCATCAAAGAAGCTTTTGTCACGCTCGATCGGCAGTGCTGCTTCACTTACCTGAATCAGGAAAGCGAACGGCTTCTTCAAAAGACCACGGCCGAGCTTTTGGGGCAGGAGATCTGGCAAGATTTCAACACCGTCTTGGCACAACGGTTGCGCGTGCAGCTTGGTCACGCACTGAAAACCAACCGGCAGGTTGAACTGGAGGATTTTTTTCCCCTGATCGGCAAATGGCTGGAGGTTCGCGCCTACCCATTCACCGAGGGCCTGGCGGTCTATTTCCGCGATGTGACAGAGCGCCGGCGCTCACAAGAACACCAGATGTTGCTGGAAACCAGCGTTGCCCGGTTGAACGATATTGTGGCCATCGCTGAAGCGGGTTCGGGCCCGGATGACGAACCGCGCATGGTGTTCGTCAACGATGCTTTTGAAAAGAAGACGGGGTACAACCGTGAGGAGGTGCTTGGCAAGAGTCCTCGCATGCTGCTCGAGCTGGACCCGGCCAAACTCAAATTGCTTGAAATGGCCAAGGGCTTGCAACAAACCCGGCAAGCGCGCACAGAACTCAAGGTTTTCCGTAAAACGGGTACACCATTCTGGGTCGAACTGGAGGTGGTTTCGGTGCAGGCGAGTGCCGACGAGGTAACGCACTGGGTCGCAGTGGGGCGTGACATCACCCACCGCAAGGGTGCAGAAGAAATGATCCGTCACTTGGCGTTTTACGACCCGTTAACGGATCTCCCCAACCGCCAATTGCTGCTGGACAGGCTGCAAAAGGCGCTTTCGCAAAGCGCCCGTACGGGGCAGCATGGCGCATTGATGTTCATCGATCTGGATAACTTCAAGATTCTCAACGACACGCTGGGTCACCATGTCGGCGACCAGTTGCTGCAGCAGGTCGCCCAGCGCCTGAAGAAGAGTGTGCGCAAGACCGACACCGTGGCGCGCCTGGGCGGTGACGAGTTTGTGGTCATGGTGGATGACCTCAGCACCGACCCCGATGCAGCGGCCTCCAAGTCGCGCGCGCTGTCCGAAAAAGTGCTGACCATGTTGCGCGAGCCGTTCCGGATTGCGGGGCATCAGCACTTTGCCACGCCCAGCATTGGCGTCACCACATTCAGCGGCAATCAAAGCGATGTAAGCGAGCTGCTGAAGCAAGCGGACCTGGCCATGTACCAAGCCAAAGCGCTTGGCCGCAACACACTTTGCTATTTTGCCCCCGACATGCTCGCCACCGTCACCGCAAATGCCGCTGTAGGGATTGCGCTGCGCGAGGGCTTGCGTGAGAAGCAGTTTGTGGTGCACTACCAGCCCCAGGTCAATCTCCAGGGCTTGGTCACGGGGGTAGAGGCGCTGGTGCGCTGGAACCATCCGGAAAAGGGGCTGGTCATGCCTGCAGCCTTCATACCTGTGGCTGAAGACACCGGCCTCATCCTGCCGTTGGGCATGTGGGTATTGGAGACAGCTTGTGAGCAGCTCGTCGCCTGGGCCGACTCGGCCGAAACCGCGAATCTGAGCATCGCGGTCAACGTCAGTGCCTACCAGTTCCGCCACCCGAACTTTGTGGACATGGTCATGTCTGCAATCAAACGCACCGGCATTCGCCCACAAGGGCTCAAACTCGAGCTGACCGAAAGCCTTTTGGCCGACCGCATGGAAATCACCATCCAGAAGATGGGCATGCTCAAAGACCTCGGCGTTACCTTGGCATTGGACGACTTTGGCGTGGGGTATTCGTCGCTGTCTTGCCTGAAGCGCCTGCCGCTGGATCAACTGAAGATTGACAAGGATTTTGTGGCTGATGTGCTAACCGACCCCAATGATGCGGCGATTTCACGCGCCATCATTGCGCTGGCCCAGAGCTTGAACTTGCAGGTGGTGGCCGAGGGTGTAGAAACGCAAGAGCAGCGGGACTTTCTTGCCAATCAAGGGTGCGACCAGTTTCAGGGGTACCTTTTTGCGCCAGCGCTGCCCCTCGAAGCACTCGAATTGCTGTTGCGCAAGCCGTTGGCCGATACGACGGTGACCGGCTGA
- a CDS encoding RNA recognition motif domain-containing protein — MSALAELRQHSDVASLKSALHRLCGEFGRIARLDILTAIHEGTTQAICFLRMERPENEQKLMKSLGVGRFGGEVVFVLNLDAPESTEDQGPSSQWAESDFLA; from the coding sequence ATGAGCGCACTGGCAGAACTACGGCAACACAGCGATGTGGCCAGCCTGAAATCCGCATTGCATCGGCTATGTGGAGAGTTTGGTCGTATCGCACGACTGGACATTCTTACCGCCATCCACGAAGGCACCACGCAGGCCATCTGCTTCCTGCGCATGGAGCGGCCCGAGAATGAGCAAAAACTCATGAAATCGCTGGGCGTCGGCCGCTTCGGAGGCGAAGTGGTGTTTGTGTTGAACCTTGATGCTCCGGAGTCGACTGAAGACCAGGGCCCCTCCTCGCAGTGGGCCGAGTCCGACTTTTTGGCATAA
- a CDS encoding IclR family transcriptional regulator domain-containing protein — translation MLKGMAVLESFDTERQRLNTTQAAERAGLTRAAARRHLLTLAHLGYLDTDGSHYWLAAKVLRFSGSYLASARLPRLLQPTLNRLAAQTRESFSAVVLDGDEVVIVARSVSVGGQRLMAYGLHLGARLPVHATSTGRVLLAALPRIEFNAWLKGRELPRLTPHTVVEHKAFRAAITRVRTEDLALASEEHELGVHALAVPLRNMRGQTVAALNVVAAPDRLTLEVMRHDLLPLLLEAARELRLLL, via the coding sequence ATGCTCAAAGGCATGGCCGTGCTGGAGAGTTTTGACACCGAGCGCCAACGTCTCAACACCACGCAGGCTGCGGAGCGGGCAGGGCTCACGCGTGCCGCAGCGCGCCGCCACCTGCTCACGCTGGCCCATCTGGGCTATCTCGATACCGATGGCAGCCATTACTGGCTCGCGGCCAAGGTGCTTCGGTTCTCGGGAAGTTACCTGGCTTCGGCCCGTTTGCCACGCTTGCTGCAACCCACCCTCAACCGCCTGGCCGCACAGACCCGGGAATCGTTTTCAGCCGTGGTGCTCGATGGGGACGAGGTGGTGATCGTGGCACGCAGTGTTTCGGTGGGCGGGCAGCGGCTGATGGCTTATGGCTTGCACCTGGGTGCGCGCTTGCCGGTACACGCCACATCGACCGGTCGTGTTTTGCTGGCCGCGCTGCCCCGCATCGAATTCAATGCGTGGCTCAAGGGTCGGGAGTTGCCGCGCCTCACGCCCCATACCGTGGTGGAGCACAAGGCTTTTCGCGCCGCAATCACGAGAGTGCGTACCGAGGATCTGGCTTTGGCCAGTGAAGAGCACGAGCTGGGTGTGCATGCGCTGGCTGTTCCACTGCGCAACATGCGTGGTCAGACGGTTGCAGCTTTGAATGTGGTTGCCGCGCCTGACCGGTTGACGCTGGAGGTGATGCGGCATGACCTGTTGCCATTGCTGCTGGAGGCTGCGCGGGAATTGCGGTTGTTGCTGTAG
- the pobA gene encoding 4-hydroxybenzoate 3-monooxygenase, with the protein MKTQVAIIGAGPSGLLLGQLLHKAGIDNVIVERQTGDYVLGRIRAGILEQITVDLLREAGVSEGVDAEGTVHHSIELVYKNIRRSIDVSGLTDGKVVTAYGQTEMTRDLMAAREKAGLTTIYSASGVSIHDFDGTRPSVRFEVEGQAKALQCDFIAGCDGFHGVCRASVPEGSITEYEKVYPFGWLGVLADVPPVSPHAIVYANSERGFALCSMRSMTRSRYYVQCPIDDKVEDWSDERFWNELRLRLDPDLASRIITGPSIEKSIAPLRSFVAEPMRFGRLFLAGDAAHIVPPTGAKGLNLAASDVKYLSSALIEHCIEKSDAGIDNYSQRALARVWRAERFSWWLTTLLHRFPGTGGFDQKVQEAELEYLVNSQAASRSLAENYVGLPLDFAE; encoded by the coding sequence ATGAAAACACAAGTAGCCATCATCGGCGCCGGCCCCTCCGGCTTGCTGCTCGGACAACTGCTGCACAAGGCCGGGATTGACAACGTCATCGTCGAGCGCCAAACCGGCGACTACGTACTGGGGCGTATCAGGGCGGGCATTCTGGAGCAAATCACGGTGGACCTGCTGCGCGAAGCCGGCGTGAGTGAAGGCGTGGACGCTGAAGGCACGGTGCACCACAGCATTGAGCTCGTCTACAAAAACATCCGCCGATCCATTGATGTGAGCGGCTTGACCGATGGCAAGGTGGTGACCGCCTACGGCCAAACCGAGATGACCCGCGATCTGATGGCTGCGCGCGAAAAAGCGGGATTAACGACCATCTACAGCGCATCCGGCGTCAGCATCCACGACTTTGATGGCACCAGGCCTTCGGTACGCTTTGAGGTAGAAGGCCAGGCGAAGGCGCTGCAATGTGACTTCATTGCCGGTTGCGATGGTTTTCACGGCGTGTGCCGGGCCAGCGTGCCCGAGGGCTCGATCACCGAATATGAAAAGGTATACCCGTTTGGCTGGCTGGGCGTGCTGGCCGATGTGCCGCCGGTGTCACCCCACGCCATCGTTTACGCCAACAGCGAACGAGGCTTTGCACTCTGCTCCATGCGCAGCATGACGCGCAGCCGCTATTACGTGCAGTGCCCGATCGACGACAAGGTGGAAGACTGGAGCGATGAGCGCTTCTGGAACGAGTTGCGTTTGCGCCTCGACCCCGATCTGGCCTCGCGCATCATCACCGGCCCGAGCATCGAAAAAAGCATTGCACCCCTGCGCAGCTTCGTCGCCGAGCCGATGCGTTTTGGCCGGCTCTTCCTTGCTGGCGATGCGGCCCACATCGTGCCACCCACCGGCGCCAAGGGCCTCAACCTCGCGGCCAGCGATGTGAAATACCTCTCCAGCGCATTGATCGAGCACTGCATCGAAAAGAGCGATGCAGGCATCGACAACTATTCGCAGCGCGCCCTCGCCCGGGTGTGGCGCGCCGAGCGTTTCAGTTGGTGGCTCACCACGCTGCTGCACCGCTTCCCCGGCACGGGTGGCTTTGACCAAAAGGTGCAGGAAGCCGAGCTGGAGTATTTGGTGAATTCCCAAGCGGCTTCGCGCTCGCTGGCGGAAAACTATGTGGGTTTGCCGCTCGACTTCGCGGAATAG
- a CDS encoding GNAT family N-acetyltransferase: MDLRTLDRDSKEEVAHLFTSVFSSSEGVQEGRLIGSLASALAARADNQEIICVGAFEDGSIIGAIFFTRLKFDEHVEAYMLAPVAVSTAHQGKGFGQAMIGFGLQELKNRSAALVVTYGDPAFYSMVGFKALSEDVIRAPLPLSMPKGWLGQSLSGEALPALKSRPACVQAFDHPEYW, encoded by the coding sequence ATGGACCTTAGGACTCTAGACAGAGACAGCAAGGAAGAAGTGGCACATCTGTTCACTTCGGTGTTCTCTTCGTCTGAAGGAGTCCAGGAAGGGAGGCTGATCGGCAGCCTTGCTTCCGCGCTGGCCGCGCGCGCAGACAACCAGGAGATCATCTGTGTTGGTGCTTTTGAAGACGGGTCAATCATCGGGGCAATCTTCTTTACCCGACTGAAATTCGATGAGCATGTCGAAGCCTACATGCTCGCGCCAGTTGCAGTCAGCACTGCGCACCAGGGAAAGGGGTTCGGGCAAGCAATGATCGGGTTTGGCCTGCAAGAGCTGAAAAATCGCTCCGCTGCGCTAGTTGTCACCTATGGTGATCCTGCCTTCTACTCCATGGTCGGGTTCAAGGCCTTATCGGAAGATGTCATCCGGGCTCCGCTGCCCCTTTCAATGCCGAAAGGTTGGCTTGGCCAGTCCCTGTCGGGAGAGGCTCTCCCGGCCTTGAAGAGCCGTCCTGCGTGCGTTCAGGCGTTCGACCATCCTGAGTATTGGTGA
- a CDS encoding CoA transferase has product MTPSTHRLAVPSLKPLRGVRVLSLALNLPGPAALMRLNAMGATCLKAEPLGKDGGCGDPMGAYNRAAYDTMHSGIKVLRLDLKTEKGQTALHKELARTDVLLTSFRPSALNKLGLGWKSLHKQYPALSVVAIVGAPGERAEEPGHDLTYLAEAGLVTGLELPTTLFADMGGSLMASEAALKAVLQQNISGKSSFQEIALSDAAHWLALPRTWGLTMPKGAVGGAHAGYRIYPCKNGRVAVAALEPHFASALCQAAGVEVKGLGCLFKAETHAAIAAFLANKTRQQLEKLAVVRDIPLHTLAN; this is encoded by the coding sequence ATGACGCCTTCGACGCACCGCCTCGCTGTCCCATCGCTCAAGCCCCTGCGCGGTGTGCGCGTCTTGAGCCTCGCGCTCAACCTGCCCGGGCCAGCCGCTCTCATGCGCCTCAATGCCATGGGTGCCACCTGCCTCAAGGCTGAACCCCTGGGGAAAGACGGTGGCTGCGGTGACCCCATGGGGGCCTACAACCGGGCGGCTTACGACACCATGCACAGCGGCATCAAAGTGCTTCGCCTGGATCTCAAAACCGAGAAGGGCCAAACCGCACTGCACAAAGAACTGGCGCGCACCGATGTGTTGCTCACATCGTTCCGCCCTTCGGCGCTCAACAAACTGGGCCTGGGCTGGAAGTCTCTGCACAAGCAGTACCCTGCGCTGTCGGTGGTGGCCATCGTGGGAGCACCCGGCGAGCGCGCCGAAGAGCCCGGCCACGATCTCACCTATCTGGCCGAAGCCGGGCTGGTGACCGGGCTCGAATTGCCGACTACCCTGTTTGCCGACATGGGCGGTTCGCTCATGGCCAGTGAGGCGGCCCTGAAGGCGGTCCTGCAGCAAAACATTTCGGGCAAGAGCAGTTTCCAGGAAATCGCCCTGTCTGACGCAGCCCACTGGCTCGCCCTGCCCCGCACCTGGGGGCTCACGATGCCCAAAGGCGCGGTGGGTGGTGCGCATGCCGGTTACCGCATTTACCCCTGTAAAAACGGGCGTGTGGCAGTGGCGGCATTGGAGCCGCATTTCGCGTCGGCACTCTGCCAAGCGGCAGGGGTGGAAGTCAAGGGGTTGGGCTGTTTGTTCAAAGCGGAAACACACGCGGCCATCGCTGCATTTCTGGCCAACAAGACCCGGCAGCAACTGGAGAAGCTGGCCGTGGTCAGAGACATTCCCCTGCACACGCTGGCGAACTGA
- a CDS encoding DUF2182 domain-containing protein: MNTMPHWKSAATARHAPVWIGMAAVGAASWLYLVQMDAGMAVVGGQAIEPGEMAMQGRGFGVLLATFAMWAVMMVAMMLPTVVPSTVLFSHLAGKRNARNSNRATAVYVVGYSAAWIVFAAPAAAFQWALTSSSLLDPLAQSTSMAMSAAILLAAGLYQFSPLKTACLSKCRSPLHFFMAKWRDGVGGALALGFQHGGYCVGCCWALMAVMFVVGAMNLVWMGALTALVLSEKVIPPAWQVDRITGAALVFSGVWLGVGALAGI; the protein is encoded by the coding sequence ATGAACACCATGCCCCATTGGAAATCGGCCGCCACCGCGCGCCATGCACCGGTTTGGATCGGTATGGCGGCGGTCGGCGCCGCAAGCTGGCTGTATCTGGTTCAGATGGATGCCGGTATGGCGGTGGTGGGTGGCCAGGCCATTGAACCGGGGGAGATGGCGATGCAGGGGCGTGGCTTTGGGGTGCTTCTCGCAACTTTCGCGATGTGGGCCGTCATGATGGTCGCCATGATGCTGCCCACGGTCGTGCCGTCAACCGTTCTTTTCTCGCATCTGGCGGGCAAACGCAATGCGCGCAACAGCAACCGGGCCACCGCTGTGTACGTCGTTGGTTACTCGGCTGCCTGGATTGTGTTTGCTGCGCCCGCAGCGGCGTTTCAATGGGCGTTGACCAGTTCCTCGTTGCTGGACCCCTTGGCCCAAAGCACGAGCATGGCAATGAGCGCGGCCATCTTGCTCGCAGCCGGGCTCTACCAATTCAGTCCGCTAAAAACGGCCTGCCTGTCCAAGTGCCGCTCACCGCTCCATTTTTTCATGGCCAAATGGCGCGACGGGGTGGGAGGCGCTCTCGCGCTTGGCTTTCAGCACGGCGGCTACTGCGTGGGTTGCTGCTGGGCGCTCATGGCGGTGATGTTTGTCGTTGGTGCCATGAACCTGGTGTGGATGGGGGCGCTGACCGCGCTTGTACTGAGCGAAAAAGTCATTCCACCGGCCTGGCAGGTCGATCGAATCACGGGTGCCGCACTGGTGTTCTCGGGAGTGTGGCTGGGCGTGGGTGCTTTGGCGGGTATCTGA
- a CDS encoding DUF1326 domain-containing protein, producing the protein MSPWNLAGTYFEACNCEAACPCIFTSPPTEGECKAMVAWHIDKGIYGDTPLDGLNVALAVHAPGTMVATKWKVAAYFDDKASAAQNDALHAIFGGKAGGHPAVLASFIGEMVGAKSVPMEYIADGRKSSLSIPGVAEAQIEQLNGQGAGPITIAGHPLCIAPGKPATVARSSRFALDDFGWGWNFSGKAGLMSDFAYASE; encoded by the coding sequence ATGTCCCCATGGAACCTCGCCGGCACCTACTTCGAAGCCTGCAATTGCGAAGCGGCCTGCCCATGCATCTTCACCAGCCCCCCCACGGAGGGCGAATGCAAAGCCATGGTGGCCTGGCACATCGATAAAGGCATCTACGGCGACACCCCATTGGACGGTTTGAATGTGGCGCTTGCCGTGCATGCGCCAGGCACCATGGTGGCCACCAAGTGGAAGGTGGCGGCCTATTTCGATGACAAGGCCAGCGCTGCACAAAACGATGCACTGCATGCCATCTTTGGTGGCAAGGCGGGTGGACACCCGGCGGTGCTTGCGTCTTTCATCGGCGAAATGGTAGGCGCCAAAAGCGTGCCCATGGAGTACATCGCAGACGGCCGCAAGAGCAGCCTCTCGATTCCTGGCGTTGCCGAAGCGCAGATCGAACAACTCAACGGACAAGGCGCTGGCCCGATCACCATTGCGGGCCACCCTTTGTGCATAGCGCCCGGAAAACCCGCTACGGTGGCGCGCTCAAGCCGATTCGCGCTGGATGACTTCGGCTGGGGATGGAACTTTTCAGGCAAAGCCGGTTTGATGTCCGACTTTGCCTACGCATCGGAGTAG